GCGGCGGATTGGCGCCGTGGCAAATGCGCCTCGTCGAGGAGCGTTTGAACGACCAGATGCATAACATTACTTTGAAGGACATTGCTTCGTTGTGCGGGATCTCGGTGCGGCATCTGACGCGCTCCTTCCGGGTGAGCCAAGGGTGCTCGATCGGCAGCTACTTGTCGCGAATTCGGATGGAACGCGCGAAGTCCGATCTTATCGCTGGGGAGAGCATCAAGGTTCTGGCGCCAAGGCTCGGCTTCGCCAGCGTCTCCAGCTTCACTTCAGCTTTCCGCCGCGACGTAGGTATAAGTCCTGCGACCTTCCGCCGATCGTTCCGGTGATCGCCAGCGACCTAGCCAGGACTCCCATCCGCGTTGCGATATCAGGCCATCTTGATCGCCGGCTGGACGCAATCACGTCACTCATGCTGCGGCTCCCATGTCCACCGTTGCAGCCGCGTCCTTCTCGCGCTGGAATACACGGAATGAGAACAGGAGAATAGCATGGCGGACCCAGAAACACTTTCGGACAAAGGGTTGCGGACGGCACAGATGATCCGCTCAGGCGAAGGGCAGGCCTCGGCGATCAAACGCGGCCCCGGCATCTGGGAAAGCCGCGGTGTCGGTAACAGCTACCTCGTCGTCACGCCCGACGGCGACGTGATCATCAATGCCGGTACGCTTTCCGATGCGCGGCGCTCCAAGGAGCTGTTCGCAGCGGTCTCGAGCAACCCAGTAACAACGATCATCCTCACCCAGAGCCATGCCAACCAGTATGGCGGCCTGGAAGTCTTCAAGGCCCCGGACAACATCGTTATCGCGCATCGGTTCTATCCTGATGAGCGATCCTACAACCAGATGCTGAACGCGCATTATCGCCGCGGATCGCGCCGCTTCTTCGGTACGATCACTGGCCGCACGGAGGAGATGGTGCCAACGCGCGAAGTCGCCGCCGACGTGTTGATCGGCGATGAAGGGCATGCCTTTACGCTAGGCAACCGCCGGTTCGAGATTATCTGGACGCCTGGCGGCGAGACTCGTTCAGCGGTCATCGTCTGGCTGCCAGACGATCGCATTGCGATCGTCGGCAACCTCTTCGGTCCTCTGTTCGGCAACCATCCCAACCTCAATACGGTACGAGGCGACAAGCCACGTTCTGCCGCTGAGTTTATCGCATCAGTTCAGAAACTTCGTGCGCTCAGGCCGGTGCAGATACTTACCGGGCATGAGGACATTCGCGGGGAGGAGCGCATACAGCGAGAGACCAGCAGGATTATCGACTCTGTCCAGTGGGTTCACGATCAGGTGGTCGCCGGGATGAACGAAGGTACTGATCTGCGAACGTTGATGCGTGAAATCCAAACGCCGAATGACCTTCAGCTCACTGAAGAATACGGCAAAGTCGCCTGGAATGTTCGAGCGATCTGGCATGAATATACTGGTTGGTTCGATCCGAGTTCCGGCACAACGGGCCTCTACGGAGTGCCGCCCTCAACTGTCGCTCACGATCTGGCAGACCTCGCCGGCGGCGTTGGCCCCCTTGCCCGTCGCGCGCAAGAGTATGTGCAACAGGGCAAGCCGCTCGAAGCATTGCACATCCTGGACGTAGCCAGCGCGGCCGCGCCGGAGGACTGCGCCATACGGGCCGCTAAGCGCGAAGCGCTAATGCTGCTGGACCAGCAGACCGGCGGCAAGAACCTGTGGGAACGGATGTGGATTTCGACAGAACTTCAGCAGCTCGACAGCTAGTCCGATATACCACCGCAATGCTAATTAAGAATTGGAGGACAGGCTTTGCGTGAACCCGCCACAGGTTTGGCTGCGGAGGAATGGCGCAAAGGATGGCGGCTTGTCCTAGCCTCCTCGCTCGGATTTTCGTTCTTCTCAGTTATGATGTCTGCGACAGGTCTGTTCATGGAACCGCTGTCGCAGGCATTTGGATGGAGCCGGACTTTACTCTCATCCGGCCCATCCATAGCTTCCGCTAGTCAAGCCCTTCTTGGTCCGTTCTTCGGACTGCTAGTGGATCGCTGTGGCACACGGCGCTTGGCGCTTCCCGGTGTCGCATTGACGATGGCCGCGATTGCCTGCTTCGGGCTGCTAGATGGATCCGCGGCCATGTGGACCGGCCTTTGGCTGTGCTTCGGCGTGGTCTCCGTCAGCATCAAATCGACGGGTTGGACAACGGCGGTAGTAGGCAATTTTGCGACTTCAAGAGGTCTCGCCCTAGCGTTGACGCTAGGTGGAACGGCCGTGTCGCAAACACTCGTTCCCCCGATCGGCAATTGGCTTATTACTGAGCTCGGCTGGCGAGCTGCCTTCGTCTGGCTCGGCTTGGGCTGGGGCGGCATTACTCTGCTATTTTGCGCGCTGTTCTTCCACGACCAGAACGACAATGCGCGCGTTTTGGCACGATCTAAACGGTCCGAAGGCGAACCAATTGCCAGTGCCCTCACCG
The Novosphingobium aureum genome window above contains:
- a CDS encoding alkyl sulfatase dimerization domain-containing protein, coding for MADPETLSDKGLRTAQMIRSGEGQASAIKRGPGIWESRGVGNSYLVVTPDGDVIINAGTLSDARRSKELFAAVSSNPVTTIILTQSHANQYGGLEVFKAPDNIVIAHRFYPDERSYNQMLNAHYRRGSRRFFGTITGRTEEMVPTREVAADVLIGDEGHAFTLGNRRFEIIWTPGGETRSAVIVWLPDDRIAIVGNLFGPLFGNHPNLNTVRGDKPRSAAEFIASVQKLRALRPVQILTGHEDIRGEERIQRETSRIIDSVQWVHDQVVAGMNEGTDLRTLMREIQTPNDLQLTEEYGKVAWNVRAIWHEYTGWFDPSSGTTGLYGVPPSTVAHDLADLAGGVGPLARRAQEYVQQGKPLEALHILDVASAAAPEDCAIRAAKREALMLLDQQTGGKNLWERMWISTELQQLDS
- a CDS encoding MFS transporter, with the translated sequence MAAEEWRKGWRLVLASSLGFSFFSVMMSATGLFMEPLSQAFGWSRTLLSSGPSIASASQALLGPFFGLLVDRCGTRRLALPGVALTMAAIACFGLLDGSAAMWTGLWLCFGVVSVSIKSTGWTTAVVGNFATSRGLALALTLGGTAVSQTLVPPIGNWLITELGWRAAFVWLGLGWGGITLLFCALFFHDQNDNARVLARSKRSEGEPIASALTGLTVKQALRHSALLRVALSNFIVMLLTMGLSVHLFPILTEAGVSRSSAAWLVALGGISAIIGKVLTGVLTDRFRPNWIGGITLGIAALVFLLLLDGVRTYPFIIIAMVVNGYAQGTKTQITGYLTAGYAGMRNFGAVYSFMSALMALAAGLGPLIAGMIYDYSGGYGPFLVMGTIGCAIGGFIVLTLPDFPEHEGKSKA